From Neisseria musculi, the proteins below share one genomic window:
- a CDS encoding ABC1 kinase family protein gives MMIPTLLAMRDFPRMREIIGILTKYGLGGFVQRIKLSYQNAADAEAAPESRYMSTPRRFRMAFEALGPTFVKLGQVLSTRVDIFSSEWIEEFERLQSNVAPIPGADIRALISAHLGQPVENVFKYIDPEPAGSASIAQVHRAELVGGQTVAVKIKRPDIEPTIQADLRILTHLANLIESEIPEARRYRPVQMVQYFAKSLAKETDLSVELRYMQRFEATFAGHGFIRIPKVYQEYSNRHILVQEYIGDTLLKDMPSESLDADTRRTLAARITDTLFTMILKQGFFHADPHPGNIFFNSEGRITLIDFGLVGHLGNTRRREIVELITALSRRDPFGMQYVLINWAQGDLPDENLLGADVLEMLLNYEHTPIRDLRISQVIHDITQIMRRHSLTLPGDLVMLFKTLITLEGVVKQLDGSIELLEQAKPIVAEVYAGRASPEHILRKSKMHAQTLVQAFDELPQNLFRLSRRLQKGRVGLNIDFKHFDHFSHQLDRATNRLTMGIVTAALIIGSSIVMSIETGPKFIGLLGYLLAFANGVWIIWSIWRSGKH, from the coding sequence ATGATGATTCCCACCCTGCTGGCCATGCGCGATTTTCCGCGTATGCGCGAGATTATCGGCATTTTAACCAAATACGGCCTGGGCGGATTTGTGCAGCGCATCAAGCTCTCCTACCAAAACGCGGCCGATGCCGAAGCCGCGCCCGAAAGCCGCTATATGAGCACGCCACGCCGCTTCCGCATGGCGTTTGAAGCACTCGGCCCCACGTTTGTGAAGCTCGGCCAGGTGCTTTCCACCCGCGTGGATATTTTCAGCTCTGAGTGGATAGAAGAGTTTGAACGGCTGCAAAGCAATGTGGCGCCGATACCGGGTGCCGATATCCGCGCTTTAATTTCCGCCCATCTCGGGCAGCCGGTGGAAAATGTGTTCAAATATATCGACCCCGAGCCCGCCGGCAGTGCTTCGATTGCGCAAGTGCACCGTGCCGAGCTGGTTGGCGGTCAAACCGTGGCGGTGAAAATCAAACGCCCCGACATCGAACCGACCATACAGGCCGACCTGCGCATTTTAACCCATCTGGCCAACCTGATTGAGTCGGAAATCCCCGAAGCCAGGCGTTACCGTCCGGTGCAGATGGTGCAGTATTTTGCCAAAAGCCTGGCCAAAGAAACCGATTTATCGGTGGAATTACGCTATATGCAGCGGTTTGAAGCCACCTTTGCCGGCCACGGCTTTATCCGTATCCCCAAGGTTTACCAAGAATATTCCAACCGCCATATTCTCGTGCAGGAATACATCGGCGACACCCTGCTCAAAGACATGCCGTCTGAAAGCCTTGATGCCGACACCCGCCGCACGCTGGCCGCCCGCATCACCGACACCCTGTTTACCATGATTCTGAAACAGGGCTTCTTCCACGCCGACCCGCATCCGGGCAATATTTTTTTCAACAGCGAAGGCCGCATCACCCTGATTGATTTCGGCCTGGTCGGCCACCTCGGCAACACCCGCCGCCGCGAAATCGTCGAGCTGATTACCGCGCTTAGCCGCCGCGACCCATTCGGTATGCAGTATGTGCTGATTAACTGGGCGCAGGGCGATCTGCCCGATGAAAACCTGCTCGGTGCCGATGTGCTCGAAATGCTGCTCAATTATGAACACACCCCCATACGCGACCTGCGCATCAGCCAGGTGATTCACGACATCACCCAAATCATGCGCCGCCACAGCCTCACCCTGCCGGGCGATTTGGTGATGCTGTTCAAAACCCTGATTACCCTGGAAGGCGTGGTAAAACAGCTTGACGGCAGCATCGAGCTGCTGGAGCAGGCCAAGCCCATTGTGGCCGAAGTGTATGCCGGGCGCGCCTCGCCCGAACATATTCTGCGCAAAAGCAAAATGCACGCCCAAACCCTTGTGCAGGCGTTTGACGAACTGCCGCAAAACCTTTTTCGCCTGAGCCGCCGCCTGCAAAAAGGCCGGGTCGGCCTCAACATCGACTTCAAACATTTCGACCACTTCAGCCACCAACTCGACCGCGCCACCAACCGCCTGACCATGGGCATCGTAACCGCCGCCCTGATTATCGGCTCGTCTATCGTGATGAGCATAGAAACCGGCCCCAAATTCATCGGCTTGCTCGGCTATCTGCTTGCTTTTGCCAACGGCGTGTGGATTATCTGGTCGATTTGGCGTTCGGGAAAACATTGA
- a CDS encoding C40 family peptidase: MLPGAVQADDLENLIRLQTPQYVPADTSVSRSRPAGRSDADDLIGSAMGLLGVAYRYGGTSSRTGFDCSGFMQHIFSRSMQISLPRTSADQAREGEYVSRSSLLPGDMVFFRTMGGSRISHVGLYIGNDRFIHAPRAGKRIEIASLNNKYWKTKYATARRIKKNDPSRFLN, encoded by the coding sequence ATGTTGCCGGGTGCGGTGCAAGCCGATGATTTGGAAAACCTTATCCGCCTGCAAACGCCGCAATATGTACCGGCCGACACCTCCGTCAGCCGCAGCAGGCCGGCAGGCCGCAGCGATGCCGATGATTTGATCGGCAGTGCGATGGGGCTGCTCGGCGTGGCCTACCGTTACGGCGGCACCTCTTCGCGCACGGGTTTCGACTGCAGCGGTTTTATGCAGCATATTTTCAGCCGCAGCATGCAGATCAGCCTGCCGCGCACCTCGGCCGACCAGGCCAGAGAAGGCGAATATGTGAGCCGCAGCAGTCTGCTGCCGGGCGATATGGTGTTTTTCCGCACCATGGGCGGCAGCCGCATCTCGCATGTGGGGCTGTATATCGGCAACGACCGTTTTATTCATGCGCCCAGGGCGGGCAAGCGCATCGAGATTGCCAGCCTCAACAATAAATATTGGAAAACCAAATACGCCACCGCCCGCCGCATCAAGAAAAACGATCCTTCGCGTTTTTTAAATTAA
- a CDS encoding CidA/LrgA family protein: protein MIKALSVIFGCLAVGEAAVHFTGIKLPGSIIGMGFLFAALHAGWVKTAWLQQMVDVLMGNLSLFLVPPCVAVMSYLDVVGRDFLSIATATLVSTFLVMFVTGKVHELMRRFW from the coding sequence ATGATTAAAGCATTGAGCGTTATTTTCGGCTGTTTGGCCGTGGGAGAGGCGGCTGTGCATTTCACCGGCATCAAACTGCCCGGCAGCATTATCGGCATGGGCTTTCTGTTTGCCGCCCTGCACGCGGGCTGGGTGAAAACTGCCTGGCTGCAGCAGATGGTAGACGTTTTGATGGGCAACCTGTCGCTGTTTTTGGTGCCGCCGTGTGTGGCGGTGATGAGCTATCTCGATGTGGTGGGGCGCGATTTTCTTTCCATCGCCACCGCCACTTTGGTGAGCACGTTTTTGGTGATGTTTGTTACCGGCAAAGTGCATGAGCTGATGCGGAGGTTTTGGTGA
- a CDS encoding LrgB family protein, translated as MMEMLVHPAVLLFVTVTVYWIANVLRTRTGSFLCNPVVLSSAAVIVYLKTIGTDYETYREAAAFIDFWLKPAVVSLAVPLYLNWKKISSQWLPIIVSQAAGSVTGIVTGVYIAKWMGAEREVVLSLAAKSVTNPIAIEITRTIGGIPAITAATVILAGMMGQMAGFRLMSSSTIKLPTSQGMSMGAASHAMGIAASLDRSRKLAAYASLGLIFNGILTSVLVPVLIPLTGI; from the coding sequence GTGATGGAAATGCTCGTACACCCGGCCGTTTTGCTGTTTGTTACCGTTACCGTGTATTGGATTGCCAATGTGTTGCGGACACGCACGGGCAGTTTTCTGTGCAACCCCGTGGTGTTGAGCTCGGCGGCGGTGATTGTTTATCTGAAAACCATCGGCACCGATTATGAAACCTATCGCGAAGCGGCCGCGTTTATCGATTTCTGGCTGAAACCGGCGGTGGTGTCGCTGGCGGTGCCGCTTTATCTCAACTGGAAAAAAATCAGCAGCCAATGGCTGCCGATTATCGTGTCGCAGGCGGCGGGCAGCGTAACCGGTATCGTAACCGGTGTATATATCGCCAAATGGATGGGTGCCGAGCGCGAAGTGGTGTTGTCGCTGGCGGCCAAATCGGTTACCAACCCGATTGCCATCGAAATCACCCGCACCATCGGCGGTATTCCCGCCATAACCGCCGCCACGGTGATTCTGGCGGGCATGATGGGGCAGATGGCCGGCTTCAGGCTGATGAGCAGCAGCACCATCAAACTGCCCACTTCGCAAGGGATGTCGATGGGCGCAGCCTCGCACGCAATGGGCATCGCCGCATCGCTCGACCGCAGCCGCAAATTGGCTGCCTATGCCAGCCTCGGTCTGATTTTCAACGGCATACTCACCTCCGTGTTGGTGCCGGTGCTGATTCCGCTGACAGGGATTTGA
- the moaA gene encoding GTP 3',8-cyclase MoaA has protein sequence MLTDPFGRTVDYLRISVTDRCDLRCTYCLPKGFKGFAVPKDWLTLEETARIAAAFARLGTKRFRLTGGEPLLRKGLADLAAEINRQPGVEDISLTTNGTQLGRYARTLRQAGVRRLNISLDSLRGDCVKSITGTDCLPQVLEGIKTAKQAGFERIKINMVPLKGVNDTDLDDMAAFCIENGFILNLIEAMPMGATGQAHAKVNLQPVLAQLQQKFNLKPFEGRIGGGPARYWQSGSGDFILGLITPMSRHFCATCNRVRLSATGNLHLCLGQENKVPLRPLLRGGCSDAELEQAVCDAVRQKPEKHEFVENPQKIIRVMALTGG, from the coding sequence ATGCTGACCGACCCATTCGGCCGCACCGTAGATTATCTGCGCATATCCGTAACCGACCGCTGCGATTTGCGCTGCACCTATTGTCTGCCCAAAGGTTTCAAAGGCTTTGCCGTGCCGAAAGACTGGCTCACGCTGGAAGAAACCGCGCGCATCGCCGCCGCGTTTGCACGGCTGGGCACCAAACGTTTCCGCCTCACCGGCGGTGAGCCGCTGCTGCGCAAAGGGCTGGCAGATCTGGCCGCCGAAATCAACCGCCAACCCGGCGTGGAAGATATTTCGCTCACCACCAACGGCACACAGTTGGGCAGATATGCCCGCACGCTGCGCCAAGCAGGCGTGCGCCGTCTCAACATCAGCCTCGACAGCCTGCGCGGCGACTGCGTGAAAAGCATCACCGGCACCGACTGCCTGCCGCAAGTGCTCGAAGGCATCAAAACCGCCAAACAAGCCGGTTTCGAGCGTATCAAAATCAACATGGTACCGCTCAAAGGCGTGAACGATACCGATTTGGACGACATGGCCGCTTTCTGCATCGAAAACGGCTTTATCCTTAATTTAATCGAAGCCATGCCCATGGGCGCCACCGGGCAGGCACACGCCAAAGTAAACCTGCAACCCGTACTGGCACAATTGCAGCAGAAATTCAACCTTAAACCTTTTGAAGGCAGAATCGGCGGCGGCCCCGCGCGCTATTGGCAAAGCGGCAGCGGCGATTTCATTCTCGGCCTGATAACCCCCATGAGCCGGCATTTCTGCGCCACCTGCAACCGCGTGCGCCTTTCCGCCACCGGCAACCTGCACCTGTGTTTGGGGCAGGAAAACAAAGTGCCGCTGCGTCCGCTGCTGCGCGGCGGCTGCAGCGATGCCGAGCTGGAGCAGGCCGTTTGTGATGCAGTGCGGCAAAAACCCGAGAAACACGAGTTTGTCGAAAACCCGCAAAAAATCATCCGCGTTATGGCATTAACGGGCGGCTAA